From the genome of Sphingobacterium kitahiroshimense, one region includes:
- a CDS encoding sensor histidine kinase, with translation MQISSKEILVLISIITVIFLTIPLFLIAYIRLYNERKNKHAEEKRNLKSAFENELLKSQIEVQEQTLKTIAYDLHDNIGQILGLTVITLSSIDLENREKAAEKISTAEELTKRSIKAIRSISRLLHGEELLSRGLTGAIAFELEWLEKSELFTITYLNNAKDLKAQPEKETIIFRLFQEILNNILKHAQATQITISLELSNNVLTLSLADNGIGFEVNQQYEGMGLQNIQKRAAMINGNALFSSKPGSGTKIVITIPY, from the coding sequence ATGCAGATATCATCAAAGGAAATCCTCGTCTTAATCAGTATAATAACGGTTATTTTCTTAACGATCCCGTTATTTCTGATTGCTTATATCAGGCTTTACAACGAGCGGAAGAATAAACATGCGGAAGAAAAAAGAAACTTGAAAAGCGCGTTCGAAAACGAACTTCTAAAATCTCAAATAGAAGTTCAGGAACAAACTTTAAAAACCATAGCTTACGATTTACACGACAATATCGGTCAAATTTTGGGCTTAACTGTCATTACGTTAAGCTCTATTGATCTAGAAAATAGAGAAAAGGCTGCCGAGAAAATCAGTACTGCCGAGGAATTAACGAAAAGATCCATAAAAGCCATTAGGTCAATTTCGCGATTATTACATGGTGAAGAATTGTTAAGCCGCGGATTGACAGGGGCTATTGCATTTGAGTTGGAATGGCTGGAAAAATCAGAGCTTTTTACAATAACCTATCTCAACAACGCAAAAGACCTAAAAGCGCAACCTGAAAAGGAAACCATTATCTTCCGGCTTTTTCAGGAAATTCTAAATAATATCCTCAAGCACGCCCAAGCCACACAAATTACCATTAGTTTAGAATTATCGAACAACGTTTTAACGTTATCCCTAGCAGACAATGGTATTGGCTTTGAAGTAAATCAACAATATGAAGGCATGGGTTTGCAGAACATCCAGAAAAGAGCAGCAATGATTAACGGAAATGCCCTATTTAGTTCCAAACCTGGATCAGGTACCAAAATCGTTATTACTATACCTTATTAA
- a CDS encoding DUF4468 domain-containing protein produces the protein MKKMLGMVILLLVTQLSFAQYFKLTANGFVSNDNKDFAVVDVPNVKQADLYKNVLNAINSLYSNPQKGLSVLEGESITLTAYEEKAIPVRHSSGGFGKTNYKYDLSYTLSFLFKDGKIRVNSPTFELKRWYEGTFRAGRGYGNSGWTTLNLVKGKNDRVAIYDQNGKLILEDATNGLNTHLNAIVKQIIDKSNTISNW, from the coding sequence ATGAAGAAAATGCTAGGTATGGTGATACTTTTGCTGGTTACACAGCTGAGTTTTGCGCAATATTTTAAACTAACAGCCAACGGTTTTGTATCCAACGACAATAAAGATTTTGCTGTCGTAGATGTTCCTAACGTAAAACAGGCGGATTTGTACAAGAATGTACTCAATGCCATAAATTCGCTGTACAGCAATCCTCAAAAAGGTCTCAGTGTCCTGGAAGGTGAAAGTATTACACTGACAGCATATGAAGAAAAAGCCATACCTGTGAGACATAGCAGTGGTGGTTTTGGAAAAACGAATTATAAATATGACCTGTCGTATACCTTGTCCTTTCTTTTTAAAGATGGCAAGATTCGGGTCAACAGTCCTACTTTTGAACTTAAAAGATGGTACGAAGGAACTTTCAGAGCTGGAAGAGGCTATGGCAATAGTGGCTGGACGACGCTAAATCTTGTTAAAGGCAAGAACGATCGAGTGGCGATTTATGACCAAAATGGCAAATTGATTTTAGAAGATGCTACCAATGGACTGAATACTCATCTTAATGCAATCGTAAAACAGATTATTGATAAATCGAATACAATCAGTAATTGGTAA
- a CDS encoding toxin-antitoxin system YwqK family antitoxin, which translates to MSKENLNSPFKIIISNGITYREDDPKTPYSGAFNWTAVDGSAITSVYEDGFLVTQLITDNGLARSKTLFRKDRSQEITIYDDNGDIYIRNQIVDGKLDGMTEIYTDGVLLITTEFKKGRKNGECIVYHADGSINKREYYLNDVKQD; encoded by the coding sequence ATGTCTAAAGAAAATTTAAATAGCCCATTTAAAATTATAATCTCGAATGGAATCACCTATAGAGAGGATGATCCAAAGACCCCATATTCTGGAGCTTTCAACTGGACCGCTGTTGATGGCTCTGCTATAACATCAGTTTATGAAGATGGTTTTCTTGTCACTCAGTTGATTACGGACAATGGTCTGGCTAGAAGTAAAACGCTATTTAGAAAAGATCGCAGCCAAGAGATAACGATCTACGATGATAATGGAGATATTTACATTAGAAATCAAATCGTGGACGGGAAATTGGACGGCATGACAGAGATTTACACAGATGGAGTATTATTGATAACTACAGAATTTAAAAAAGGAAGAAAAAATGGGGAGTGCATTGTATACCATGCTGATGGGTCTATTAATAAGCGGGAGTATTATCTCAATGATGTTAAACAAGATTAG
- a CDS encoding 1-phosphofructokinase family hexose kinase: MSKSVLTITLNPCIDKSSTVKGLVPEKKLRCEAPKYEPGGGGINVSRALKRLGIASTTILTSGGRTGKLLEELLQKEELDILPLPVGNETRENFIVVDTLNNQQFRFGFPGQPISEEEQINILRTIESISTFPEITIISGSLPEQVKPDFIKDIIQICKHKNSKVIVDTSGKALEIAVNEGVFLVKPNIGELAALSGKSELTETTMDEAAKNLIQNGKAEIIVVSLGAKGAVLYSEKGKIQKAAPLVKIRSTVGAGDSMVAGMVSVMVNEGNAEEILRMGIACGTATTMAEGTGLFLKEDVDNLYQYLLQKHKGNGK; the protein is encoded by the coding sequence ATGTCAAAATCAGTCCTAACCATAACATTAAACCCCTGCATTGATAAAAGCAGTACGGTTAAAGGGCTTGTACCCGAAAAGAAACTGCGTTGTGAAGCTCCAAAATATGAACCCGGTGGCGGAGGTATTAATGTATCACGGGCATTAAAAAGATTAGGGATAGCATCAACTACAATTCTTACATCGGGAGGCAGGACAGGGAAACTTCTTGAAGAGCTTTTGCAAAAGGAAGAACTTGATATTTTGCCTTTGCCGGTTGGAAATGAAACAAGAGAAAACTTTATTGTTGTAGATACTTTAAATAATCAACAATTCAGGTTCGGTTTTCCGGGGCAACCTATATCTGAGGAAGAACAAATCAATATTTTAAGAACTATTGAAAGCATAAGTACTTTTCCCGAAATAACAATTATAAGCGGCAGCTTACCTGAACAAGTTAAACCGGACTTTATAAAGGACATTATTCAGATATGTAAGCACAAAAACAGCAAAGTCATTGTAGACACCTCTGGTAAAGCATTGGAAATAGCTGTGAACGAGGGTGTTTTTCTCGTGAAGCCTAATATTGGAGAGTTAGCAGCTCTTTCAGGAAAAAGCGAATTGACCGAAACCACAATGGATGAAGCCGCCAAAAATTTGATACAAAACGGTAAAGCGGAAATAATTGTTGTTTCTTTAGGTGCTAAAGGTGCTGTACTGTATTCTGAAAAAGGAAAGATACAAAAAGCTGCTCCGCTTGTGAAGATCCGTAGTACGGTCGGAGCAGGAGATAGTATGGTCGCAGGTATGGTTTCTGTTATGGTAAATGAGGGAAATGCGGAAGAAATATTGCGTATGGGCATTGCTTGTGGTACAGCGACCACAATGGCAGAAGGAACTGGGCTTTTTTTGAAGGAAGACGTAGATAATTTATACCAATATCTCCTCCAAAAGCATAAGGGCAATGGTAAATAA
- a CDS encoding GNAT family N-acetyltransferase, whose amino-acid sequence MNVNHPEIKIRKAVAADSEKLWLLMKELAVFESYIESFAITPDIVLESGFKKSPPDFYAIVAVDGDSLVGMLVYYFLPYTAQNRPSIYLKELFVDTNYRGQKIGEQLMNALRIEAEHNNCAQIKWTVAPWNESGKKFYERLGANENTEWLNYEWNISK is encoded by the coding sequence ATGAATGTAAACCATCCAGAAATAAAAATACGCAAGGCAGTTGCTGCCGACAGTGAAAAGCTGTGGCTTCTGATGAAAGAATTGGCAGTCTTTGAAAGTTACATCGAATCTTTTGCTATTACACCAGATATCGTTTTAGAAAGTGGCTTTAAAAAAAGTCCTCCTGACTTTTACGCTATCGTTGCTGTAGATGGGGATTCACTCGTAGGTATGCTGGTATATTACTTTCTTCCGTATACGGCACAGAACAGACCGTCGATCTATTTAAAAGAACTATTTGTGGATACCAATTACAGAGGTCAAAAAATCGGAGAACAGTTAATGAACGCATTACGTATCGAAGCTGAGCATAACAACTGTGCACAAATAAAATGGACCGTAGCACCTTGGAACGAATCTGGAAAAAAATTCTACGAACGGCTGGGTGCAAATGAGAATACAGAATGGTTAAACTATGAATGGAACATTTCAAAATAA
- a CDS encoding transcriptional regulator — protein sequence MMRKYLCIMLLFIAAANGLRAQTVTSKLLPTKLKASFERVKDAIPDMPGWYIDQDMEVKALAHTDTTATFEIQEKGLSTEILVDNEKEYNKLVAAAAKDVSKPSIYMLYNYKLKGKKTQFVPIKKSFLFFEYGFIWTLTVKKIAENETELSFAYKSLAPTFANKIESEFKSDTYYSNKILKISVDDKRMRERINDILINKMHVDRDYPAPSYPMRN from the coding sequence ATGATGAGAAAATATCTTTGTATAATGCTTCTTTTTATCGCTGCAGCGAATGGTCTGCGTGCGCAAACGGTGACCAGTAAATTGCTCCCAACCAAATTAAAGGCAAGTTTTGAACGTGTAAAAGATGCTATCCCTGATATGCCCGGCTGGTACATTGATCAGGATATGGAGGTTAAAGCCCTGGCGCATACAGATACTACTGCTACCTTTGAAATCCAGGAGAAAGGTTTAAGTACTGAAATACTTGTTGACAACGAAAAAGAGTATAATAAGCTGGTCGCAGCGGCAGCAAAAGACGTTTCCAAACCAAGTATTTATATGCTCTATAATTACAAGTTAAAAGGCAAAAAAACGCAGTTTGTGCCGATAAAAAAAAGCTTTTTATTTTTTGAATACGGGTTTATCTGGACACTGACCGTAAAAAAAATAGCAGAAAACGAAACTGAGCTTTCATTTGCATATAAATCGCTGGCTCCCACATTTGCCAATAAAATAGAAAGCGAATTTAAAAGCGATACCTATTATAGCAACAAAATTTTAAAAATCTCGGTCGATGATAAGCGCATGCGTGAACGGATCAACGATATTTTGATCAACAAAATGCATGTCGACAGGGATTATCCGGCGCCATCTTATCCAATGCGTAATTAG
- a CDS encoding response regulator transcription factor — MTADKIISIAIIDDHTLFRQGMISLLSEFKEIQIVFNASNGKEMKDKIVCNPIPEVILMDINMPVMDGYESTSWLKANYPQIKVLALSMFDEDKSIIKMLKNGAGGYLLKESKTSEVVAAIKTINDHGYFLNDLVSGRLLRNIQDNKSGQNILADLSANEIKFLQLCCSEDTYKEIADQMNLSPHTIDNYRQNLFQKFEIKSRTGLVLFALKNELFVL; from the coding sequence ATGACTGCCGATAAAATCATATCAATCGCAATTATTGACGACCATACCCTCTTCCGTCAGGGCATGATCAGCCTGCTTTCTGAATTTAAAGAGATCCAGATTGTTTTTAATGCCTCCAACGGTAAAGAGATGAAAGATAAAATTGTATGCAATCCAATTCCAGAAGTTATTTTGATGGATATCAACATGCCTGTCATGGATGGTTACGAATCAACAAGCTGGCTGAAGGCAAACTATCCTCAAATCAAAGTGCTCGCTTTAAGCATGTTTGATGAAGATAAATCAATTATCAAAATGCTTAAAAACGGCGCAGGAGGATATTTGCTTAAAGAATCTAAAACAAGTGAGGTTGTAGCGGCGATAAAAACAATTAACGACCATGGCTATTTCCTTAACGATCTTGTTTCTGGGAGATTATTAAGAAATATTCAGGACAACAAATCCGGTCAAAATATTTTAGCGGATTTGAGTGCGAATGAAATTAAATTTTTACAGCTTTGCTGTTCAGAAGATACCTATAAAGAAATAGCTGATCAAATGAATTTAAGCCCCCATACGATTGATAATTACAGACAAAATCTGTTTCAAAAATTTGAAATAAAATCAAGAACCGGACTGGTGCTGTTTGCTTTAAAAAACGAGTTGTTTGTTTTATAA
- a CDS encoding GNAT family N-acetyltransferase yields the protein MEKINIKKVTLSDIKDLQKIGKQTFFETFSESNSEENMKKYLEEGFSVDKLTEELTNPYSEFYFALDNQEVIGYLKLNVGESQTEEQHHESLEIERIYVLQDYHGKKIGQILYEKALQIALERKSEYVWLGVWEENPRAISFYKKNGFIEFDKHIFVLGDDEQTDIMMKKML from the coding sequence ATGGAAAAAATCAATATAAAAAAGGTCACTTTAAGTGATATAAAAGATTTACAAAAAATTGGAAAACAAACGTTTTTCGAAACATTTTCCGAAAGCAATTCGGAAGAAAATATGAAAAAATATCTTGAAGAAGGTTTTTCAGTAGATAAGTTGACAGAAGAACTGACCAATCCGTATTCAGAGTTTTATTTTGCTTTAGATAACCAGGAAGTAATAGGATACTTAAAACTAAATGTTGGAGAATCTCAAACTGAAGAGCAGCATCACGAAAGCTTGGAAATAGAAAGGATTTACGTGCTGCAGGATTATCACGGAAAAAAAATCGGTCAGATTCTTTACGAAAAAGCACTACAGATCGCATTGGAAAGAAAATCTGAATATGTATGGTTAGGTGTTTGGGAAGAGAACCCGAGAGCGATAAGCTTCTACAAAAAAAATGGTTTTATAGAGTTTGACAAACACATATTTGTTCTAGGTGACGATGAGCAAACTGATATCATGATGAAAAAAATGCTGTAG
- a CDS encoding helix-turn-helix domain-containing protein, which produces MLSFIERICQQLEIITQLLEKSVQQYEASLSRGDLPDAETDLSHLSDLLDINQVIDLLKISEATYYRWVKQGELIPRRKGKRHYYCLSDLDRQMKEGRRRGRI; this is translated from the coding sequence ATGTTAAGTTTTATTGAACGAATCTGCCAACAGCTGGAGATCATTACCCAATTGTTGGAAAAATCTGTGCAACAGTATGAAGCATCTCTCTCGAGAGGCGATCTTCCCGATGCGGAAACCGACCTTTCACATCTGTCTGATTTACTGGATATCAATCAGGTGATCGATCTGTTGAAGATTTCGGAGGCGACCTATTACCGTTGGGTGAAACAGGGGGAGTTGATACCGCGAAGAAAAGGGAAGCGACACTATTACTGTCTATCTGATCTGGACAGACAAATGAAAGAAGGTAGGAGAAGAGGAAGAATTTAG
- a CDS encoding TlpA family protein disulfide reductase: protein MNKKLIIIAIMILLCPIVWAQKQIDRSQELKIGQVMPDIPIQPVLNYKQSYIDINSFRDKVVILDFFDTFCVNCIAAMPKLQKLQNELGDKLQVILVTWQDQKTIEKFFQTNSFLKENKVSLSTIYSADLLRSYFPHTGVPHTAWIYRNKVQAVTYSDFVIKDNVEALYKNGAIQLPLKSDFNDGLSVVKNEMEQNQVLGSLKISGYEDGVETTGIQIATDSITGLQKTTFYNLDILGAYTAAWSKIKKPTFLLKNDRIVWNVKDSSKYQYVKGDVGKNMWLLKNGITYERIDQIRRLDSAQAKIMLHDLNAFFGLNVYWTKKELPCLVIKHLKSKHKDPIRLESEGGVEGTDVLAFMIDYQGNFPPIIDEAGAKMNIQIDDYSSLEKLNQQLKPYDLVIIKEKRPIEVLLFEEIK, encoded by the coding sequence ATGAACAAGAAACTGATAATAATAGCAATCATGATTCTTTTGTGCCCAATAGTCTGGGCACAAAAACAAATCGACCGTAGTCAAGAACTGAAAATAGGGCAGGTGATGCCCGATATACCAATTCAGCCTGTTCTTAATTATAAACAGAGTTATATCGATATTAATTCGTTCCGTGATAAAGTAGTAATTCTGGATTTTTTTGATACTTTTTGTGTCAATTGCATTGCGGCTATGCCGAAATTACAGAAGCTCCAAAACGAATTGGGAGATAAGCTGCAAGTGATTTTGGTGACTTGGCAGGATCAAAAGACAATTGAGAAATTCTTTCAAACGAATAGTTTCTTGAAGGAAAACAAAGTTAGTTTATCAACGATATATTCAGCTGATCTATTGCGCAGTTATTTTCCGCATACAGGTGTGCCGCATACAGCATGGATCTACCGGAATAAAGTGCAAGCGGTAACCTATTCAGATTTTGTAATAAAGGATAATGTTGAAGCCTTATATAAGAACGGTGCTATCCAATTACCGCTAAAGTCGGATTTTAATGATGGTTTGAGTGTTGTTAAAAATGAAATGGAACAAAATCAGGTATTGGGTTCGCTCAAGATATCTGGATATGAAGATGGCGTAGAAACGACGGGGATTCAAATAGCTACCGATTCTATAACTGGTCTGCAAAAGACTACCTTTTATAATTTGGACATACTGGGAGCTTATACAGCTGCTTGGAGTAAAATTAAAAAGCCGACATTTTTACTAAAAAATGATCGAATCGTTTGGAACGTGAAAGATTCAAGTAAATATCAATATGTTAAAGGTGATGTTGGAAAGAATATGTGGTTACTTAAAAACGGTATCACTTATGAACGTATCGATCAGATAAGAAGATTGGATTCTGCACAAGCTAAAATCATGCTTCATGACCTCAATGCATTCTTTGGCTTAAACGTATACTGGACTAAAAAGGAATTACCTTGTTTAGTTATTAAACATCTAAAAAGTAAGCATAAAGATCCCATACGTTTGGAAAGTGAAGGTGGTGTAGAGGGGACTGATGTACTTGCTTTTATGATCGATTATCAGGGAAATTTTCCGCCAATTATAGATGAGGCTGGTGCTAAGATGAATATACAGATTGATGATTACTCCAGCTTAGAGAAGTTGAATCAACAGTTGAAACCTTATGATTTAGTAATTATAAAAGAAAAGCGACCCATAGAAGTGTTGCTTTTTGAAGAGATCAAATAA